The following proteins come from a genomic window of Candidozyma auris chromosome 4, complete sequence:
- the TEM1 gene encoding Ras family GTPase TEM1, protein MESSESQSNQVALKIGLIGDSQIGKTSLMVKYVEGSFDEDYIQTLGVNFMDKKIQIRNTHITFSIWDLGGQKEFINMLPLVSNDAVAILFMFDLTRKSTLNSIKEWYRQVRGFNKTAIPFLVGTKYDEFIDLSPQDQTEITNQAKKFGRAMRSPVIFCSTSHSINIQKIFKIILSKAFDLKLNIDEIVNVGEPILIYKKDGAGS, encoded by the exons ATGGAATCTCTGGAAAGCCAAAGCAACCA GGTCGCTCTAAAGATAGGGCTCATTGGCGACTCCCAAATTGGAAAGACTTCGCTTATGGTGAAGTATGTTGAAGGAAGCTTTGACGAGGACTACATCCAGACATTGGGGGTCAATTTCATGGATAAAAAAATCCAGATACGAAACACACACATCACTTTTCTGATCTGGGATTTGGGCGGTCAGAAAGAGTTTATCAACATGCTACCACTAGTGTCCAACGATGCGGTAGCCATTCTCTTTATGTTCGATCTTACAAGGAAATCCACATTGAACTCCATTAAAGAATGGTACAGGCAGGTCCGTGGTTTCAACAAAACAGCCATTCCTTTCTTGGTGGGCACAAAGTACGATGAGTTCATTGATTTGCTGCCACAAGATCAAACAGAGATCACGAACcaagcaaagaagttcGGCAGGGCCATGCGGCTGCCAGTGATCTTCTGCTCGACAAGCCATTCTATTAATATCCAAaagattttcaagatcatTCTATCCAAAGCATTTGACCTCAAACTAAatattgatgaaattgtcaATGTCGGCGAGCCCATATTGATTTACAAGAAAGACGGCGCAGGTTCCTAA
- the RPS1 gene encoding 40S ribosomal protein eS1 encodes MAVGKNKRLSKGKKGMKKKAVDPFAKKEWFDIKAPSTFERRDVGKTLINKSTGLKNAADGLKGRVFEVCLADLQGSEDHAYRKIKLRVDEVQGKNLLTNFHGMDFTSDKLRSLVRKWQSLVEANVTVKTADDHVLRVFAIAFTKRQPNQVRKTTYAQSSKLREVRKKMIEIMQREVANVTLAQLTAKLIPEVIGREIEKSTQSILPLQNIHIRKVKLLKQPKFDLGSLLALHGEGSTDDKGKKVSSGFKDVVLESV; translated from the coding sequence ATGGCTGTTGGTAAGAACAAGAGATTGTCCAAGGGAAAGAAAGgtatgaagaagaaggccgTCGACCCCTTCGCCAAGAAGGAGTGGTTTGACATCAAGGCCCCTTCTACTTTCGAGAGAAGAGACGTTGGTAAgaccttgatcaacaagtcCACTGGTCTCAAGAACGCCGCCGATGGCTTGAAGGGCCGTGTGTTCGAGGTTTGTCTTGCTGACTTGCAGGGCTCTGAGGACCACGCCTACAGAAAGATCAAGTTGAGAGTGGACGAGGTTCAAGGTAAgaacttgttgaccaaCTTCCACGGCATGGACTTCACCAGTGACAAGTTGAGATCGTTGGTGAGAAAGTGGCAATCTTTGGTTGAGGCCAACGTCACCGTCAAGACCGCTGACGACCACGTTTTGAGAGTTTTCGCCATTGCTTTCACCAAGAGACAGCCAAACCAGGTTAGAAAGACCACCTACGCCCAGTCCTCCAAGTTGAGAGAggtgagaaagaagatgattgaAATCATGCAGAGAGAGGTTGCTAACGTGACCTTGGCCCAGCTCACCGCCAAGTTGATCCCAGAGGTGATCGGCCGTGAGATTGAAAAGTCCACCCAGTCCATCTTGCCTTTGCAAAACATCCACATCAGAAAggtcaagttgttgaagcagcCAAAGTTCGACTTGGGCTCTTTGTTGGCCTTGCACGGTGAGGGTTCCACCGACGACAAGGGTAAGAAGGTGTCTTCTGGTTTCAAGGACGTTGTCTTGGAGTCTGTCTAA